A region from the Streptomyces sp. NBC_01445 genome encodes:
- a CDS encoding TetR/AcrR family transcriptional regulator has translation MPRPRAFDERQVLERAREQFWATGYAGTRMDDIAQATGLGKGSLYGAFGDKGKLFHRVFGDWCTAVVEVAEGRLAGGPDAEALARLSGYVHLMAENTASDTERRGCLLAKGAAELAQHDPTVAARSAETMTALLTLLRTEISAAQRHGDIDSAADPERLAALLLTVVRGIEAAGKAGLDPETLRNIADTALAVLPMPEGQKRLATGRSPARKN, from the coding sequence ATGCCGAGACCACGCGCATTCGACGAACGCCAAGTCCTGGAGCGGGCCCGGGAACAGTTCTGGGCGACCGGCTATGCAGGAACCCGGATGGACGACATCGCCCAGGCGACCGGCCTGGGCAAGGGCAGCCTGTACGGCGCATTCGGCGACAAGGGCAAGCTGTTCCACCGCGTGTTCGGCGACTGGTGCACCGCAGTCGTTGAGGTGGCCGAAGGGCGGCTGGCAGGTGGCCCGGACGCAGAGGCCTTGGCCCGGCTGTCGGGATACGTGCACCTAATGGCGGAGAACACCGCCTCCGACACCGAGCGCCGCGGGTGCCTGTTGGCCAAGGGTGCGGCGGAACTGGCCCAGCACGATCCGACGGTCGCCGCACGGTCGGCCGAGACCATGACGGCACTGCTGACCCTGCTGCGGACGGAGATCAGCGCCGCCCAGCGCCACGGCGACATCGATAGCGCTGCGGATCCGGAGCGGTTGGCGGCACTGCTGCTGACGGTGGTCCGCGGTATCGAGGCGGCAGGCAAGGCCGGCCTGGACCCGGAGACGCTACGGAACATTGCAGACACCGCACTGGCAGTCCTCCCCATGCCCGAGGGGCAGAAACGCCTCGCAACCGGGCGCAGTCCGGCCCGCAAAAACTAA
- a CDS encoding calcium-binding protein has product MTLISHHAVSQRRGAAAADERPRRPVRRAALLLATAVLPAALLVVPTATPAAAAPTTVTFNAGANQPFTVPSGVTQLTVTATGAAGQNGGGYGGAGGSGATVTGTLTATPGSTLFVNVDTGGAPGSGDFPGGAGGGSSDVRTCSSANVSCVLTGSIGTDPRLIVAGGGGGGGLGLDGAPAPEATGGDAGDIGQPGGDRPLSGVGGGGGTQTTGGTGGAACSQPFSVAGTDGTAGVGGTGGGSNGWGGGSGGGGWFGGGGGGGCYGSTNNGMYGAGGGGGGSNLVPAAGTSGPATGPAEVTITYEPAPTCATATATITGTNRNDVLTGTPGNDVIFALGGNDVVDGRGGNDLICGGDGNDSLTGGDGNDRVEGGNGNDSLIGGNGNDILIGGSGNDALSGGVGNDANDGGPGNDALNGGPGTNTNNGGTGHNSCTNPTTGTGCNT; this is encoded by the coding sequence GTGACACTGATCTCGCACCATGCGGTATCCCAACGACGTGGTGCCGCAGCCGCAGACGAGCGGCCGCGGCGCCCGGTGCGGCGTGCCGCTCTCCTGCTCGCCACAGCGGTTTTGCCGGCAGCGCTGCTCGTGGTGCCCACCGCCACGCCTGCCGCGGCGGCGCCGACAACCGTCACCTTCAACGCGGGCGCCAACCAGCCCTTCACCGTCCCTTCCGGCGTCACCCAACTGACCGTCACCGCCACCGGCGCCGCGGGCCAGAACGGGGGGGGTTATGGTGGCGCAGGCGGGAGCGGGGCCACCGTCACCGGCACCCTGACCGCCACCCCGGGCAGCACCCTGTTCGTGAACGTCGACACCGGCGGCGCCCCGGGATCCGGGGACTTCCCGGGCGGCGCCGGCGGCGGTTCCAGCGACGTCCGCACCTGCAGCTCGGCCAACGTCAGCTGTGTCCTGACCGGCAGCATCGGCACCGACCCCCGCCTCATCGTCGCCGGCGGCGGAGGCGGCGGCGGCTTGGGTCTCGATGGTGCCCCCGCCCCCGAGGCCACCGGCGGGGACGCCGGAGACATCGGCCAGCCCGGCGGCGACAGACCGCTGAGCGGTGTCGGCGGTGGCGGAGGTACCCAGACCACCGGCGGCACCGGCGGAGCCGCATGCTCACAGCCCTTCTCCGTCGCCGGCACCGACGGTACGGCCGGCGTCGGCGGCACCGGCGGGGGCAGCAACGGCTGGGGGGGAGGCAGCGGGGGCGGCGGCTGGTTCGGAGGCGGCGGAGGCGGTGGCTGTTACGGCAGCACCAATAACGGCATGTACGGTGCCGGTGGTGGCGGTGGTGGGTCGAACCTCGTGCCCGCCGCCGGTACCTCCGGCCCCGCCACCGGGCCGGCCGAGGTCACCATCACCTACGAACCGGCGCCGACCTGCGCGACCGCCACGGCCACCATCACCGGCACCAACCGCAACGACGTCCTGACCGGCACCCCCGGCAATGACGTGATCTTCGCCCTCGGCGGCAACGACGTGGTCGACGGACGCGGTGGCAACGACCTGATCTGCGGTGGTGACGGCAACGACTCCCTCACCGGCGGTGACGGCAACGACCGCGTCGAGGGCGGGAATGGCAACGACTCCCTCATCGGCGGCAACGGCAACGACATCCTCATCGGCGGCAGCGGCAACGACGCGCTGTCCGGCGGCGTGGGCAACGACGCCAACGATGGCGGACCCGGCAACGACGCTCTCAACGGCGGACCCGGGACCAACACCAACAACGGCGGAACCGGCCACAACAGCTGCACCAACCCCACCACCGGAACCGGCTGCAACACCTGA
- the tnpA gene encoding IS200/IS605 family transposase, with protein MSPRWDPNPDVRTGRHVVYNLHVHLVFVTKYRRKALTDAMLTRTEEIMRDVCTDFEADLKQFNGEQDHVHLLVHYPPKVQLSKLVNSLKGVSSRRLRQEHSAHVRRYLWGGHFWSGSYFAGSCGGAPLTVVKQYIENQQRPTG; from the coding sequence ATGTCACCACGATGGGACCCGAATCCTGACGTACGCACCGGCCGTCACGTCGTCTACAACCTTCACGTCCACTTGGTGTTCGTCACCAAGTATCGGCGTAAGGCACTCACCGACGCCATGCTGACGCGCACCGAGGAGATCATGCGCGACGTCTGCACCGACTTCGAAGCCGACCTGAAGCAGTTCAACGGCGAACAGGATCACGTCCACCTGCTTGTGCACTACCCGCCCAAGGTCCAGCTCTCCAAACTGGTCAACTCCCTCAAGGGCGTCTCCTCCCGCAGGCTCCGCCAGGAACACAGCGCACACGTGCGCCGCTACCTGTGGGGCGGACACTTCTGGTCCGGCTCCTACTTCGCCGGATCCTGCGGCGGCGCACCGCTGACCGTCGTCAAGCAGTACATCGAGAACCAGCAACGCCCCACCGGCTGA
- a CDS encoding DUF4158 domain-containing protein: MRQDWEPEDLIEVWTLLEDDMKRVRNKSGATRLGFALLLKFFEVEARFPEPVREVPAAAVEYVAQQVKVPAGAWAEYDWQSKAIQRHRGEIRAAYGFRANTEEDQDRLAAWLATELCPVELSRDRLAAAVVARCRNDHVEPPAPGQVRRLVGKAVKDFEKRFCRSTLDRLGHATRSRLEALIAGDGTEQGVDGDGAAAGGGRSHFTELKTDPAAPGLESLLAEVNKLERVRRLELPADLFADVSEKLVDAWRARASKEYPANLERMKPPRRLTLLATLCHVRQTEITDSLVDLFIQLVLKINTRAERRVEKELGAELRKVRGKEAMLLRVAEAALSEPSGTVRRVIFPVVGGEKTLKALAAEAAANEARYKARVRTVLRSSYSAHWRRMLSPLLVLADPLPQRSSLPAGGEATNAGTAAR; encoded by the coding sequence GTGCGGCAGGACTGGGAGCCGGAGGACCTGATCGAGGTCTGGACGCTGCTCGAAGACGACATGAAGCGGGTGCGGAACAAGTCCGGGGCGACCCGGCTCGGGTTCGCCCTGTTGCTGAAGTTCTTCGAGGTGGAGGCCCGGTTCCCGGAGCCGGTCAGGGAGGTGCCGGCCGCCGCGGTGGAGTACGTGGCCCAGCAGGTGAAGGTCCCGGCCGGGGCGTGGGCGGAGTACGACTGGCAGAGCAAGGCCATCCAGCGGCATCGGGGCGAGATCCGGGCGGCGTACGGGTTCCGGGCGAACACCGAGGAGGACCAGGACCGGCTGGCCGCGTGGCTGGCGACCGAGCTGTGTCCGGTGGAGCTGTCCCGGGACCGGCTGGCGGCCGCGGTGGTGGCCCGGTGCCGCAATGACCACGTCGAACCGCCGGCGCCCGGGCAGGTGCGGCGGCTGGTCGGCAAGGCGGTCAAGGACTTCGAAAAGCGGTTCTGCCGCAGCACGCTGGACCGGCTCGGTCACGCGACCCGCTCACGGCTGGAGGCCCTGATCGCGGGCGACGGAACTGAGCAGGGCGTCGACGGCGACGGCGCGGCGGCCGGGGGCGGGCGGTCGCACTTCACCGAGCTGAAGACCGACCCCGCTGCTCCGGGCCTGGAGAGCCTGCTGGCTGAGGTGAACAAGCTGGAGCGGGTGCGGCGCCTGGAGCTGCCCGCGGACCTGTTCGCGGACGTGTCGGAGAAGCTCGTGGACGCCTGGCGGGCGCGGGCGTCGAAGGAGTACCCGGCGAACCTGGAGCGGATGAAGCCGCCGCGGCGCCTGACACTGCTGGCCACGTTGTGCCACGTGCGGCAGACGGAGATCACCGACTCGCTGGTGGACCTGTTCATCCAGCTCGTACTGAAGATCAACACGCGTGCGGAGCGGAGGGTCGAGAAGGAACTGGGGGCGGAGCTGAGGAAGGTCCGGGGCAAGGAGGCGATGCTGCTGCGGGTCGCGGAGGCGGCCTTGTCGGAGCCGTCGGGCACGGTGCGGCGGGTGATCTTCCCCGTGGTCGGCGGGGAGAAGACACTCAAGGCGCTGGCGGCGGAGGCTGCGGCGAACGAGGCCCGCTACAAGGCCCGGGTCCGTACCGTGCTGCGGTCGTCGTACTCGGCGCACTGGCGGCGGATGCTGTCGCCGCTGCTGGTCCTCGCTGATCCGCTGCCGCAGCGGTCATCGCTCCCAGCAGGCGGCGAAGCGACGAACGCGGGAACAGCGGCCAGATAG
- a CDS encoding recombinase family protein, translating into MTVLVLALAHGNRLRRELDSQLDALSKHGIPRDKIFSEKISTRVRVRPRCEEALRTAREVKAHAPHCRVIFTVYEMKRLGRDAAELTALADHLTAHGLVLEMLAGPLSGIYDPTGPGKLLFAFFAAMAETERENIRESTLEGLDTAARKGSHGGRPPVITDDMLHTVLRRRAGGESVEQIQPDLIIPTGKRKGQNPSVASIYRALAEHAKREAYPEAVEQAHTDFASMSNAAVPSPVLQQRP; encoded by the coding sequence GTGACCGTACTCGTTCTCGCCCTGGCCCACGGTAACCGGCTGCGCCGGGAACTCGACTCCCAGCTCGACGCGCTCAGCAAACACGGCATCCCGAGGGACAAGATCTTTAGCGAGAAGATCAGCACCCGGGTGCGGGTCCGCCCCCGGTGCGAGGAGGCGTTGAGGACGGCGCGGGAGGTCAAGGCCCACGCCCCGCACTGCCGGGTCATCTTCACCGTGTACGAGATGAAGCGCCTCGGCCGCGACGCCGCCGAACTCACCGCCCTCGCCGACCACCTCACCGCCCACGGCCTGGTCCTGGAGATGCTCGCCGGGCCCCTGTCCGGCATCTACGATCCCACCGGCCCCGGCAAACTGCTGTTCGCGTTCTTCGCGGCGATGGCGGAGACGGAGCGGGAGAACATCCGCGAGTCGACGCTGGAAGGGCTCGACACCGCGGCCCGCAAGGGCAGTCACGGCGGCCGGCCGCCGGTCATCACCGACGACATGCTCCACACCGTGCTCCGGCGCCGCGCGGGCGGCGAGTCTGTCGAGCAGATCCAGCCCGACCTGATCATCCCCACCGGCAAGCGCAAGGGACAGAACCCCTCCGTGGCCAGCATCTACCGGGCGCTCGCCGAGCACGCCAAGCGCGAGGCGTACCCGGAAGCCGTCGAACAGGCCCACACCGACTTCGCCTCCATGAGCAACGCAGCTGTCCCGAGCCCCGTACTCCAGCAGAGGCCCTGA
- a CDS encoding NADPH-dependent F420 reductase, producing the protein MTTIAVLGNGRVGGNLATALIRAGHEVTVADRAPGAAADAARTARIVINATPGAGSLDRLVALREELRDKILVDVSNATVDGPDGLPADLIYPGSSLAEQLQEALPETRVVKTLNTMLFPVMTAPATLTEAPDAFLSGEDPQAKQTVRELLIDLGWRKEWITDLGGIQTARATEAAILFVPHVIRSSGFAPFAISIAR; encoded by the coding sequence ATGACCACGATCGCCGTTCTCGGAAATGGCCGCGTCGGCGGCAACCTGGCCACAGCCCTCATCCGGGCAGGGCATGAGGTGACCGTGGCGGACCGCGCGCCGGGCGCCGCCGCCGACGCTGCCCGGACAGCCCGGATCGTCATCAACGCCACCCCGGGCGCCGGCTCGCTGGACCGGCTCGTCGCCCTGCGCGAGGAACTGCGCGACAAGATCCTCGTCGATGTCTCCAACGCCACCGTCGACGGACCGGACGGACTGCCCGCCGACCTGATCTACCCCGGCTCAAGCCTCGCCGAGCAACTCCAGGAAGCGCTCCCCGAGACGCGCGTCGTCAAGACACTCAACACCATGCTCTTCCCGGTGATGACCGCGCCGGCCACGCTCACCGAGGCGCCCGACGCCTTCCTCTCCGGCGAGGATCCGCAGGCCAAGCAGACCGTCCGTGAACTGCTCATCGACCTCGGCTGGCGCAAGGAGTGGATCACTGATCTCGGCGGGATCCAGACCGCCCGCGCCACGGAGGCCGCAATACTCTTCGTGCCGCATGTGATTCGGTCCAGCGGATTCGCGCCCTTCGCGATCTCGATCGCCCGCTGA
- a CDS encoding RNA-guided endonuclease InsQ/TnpB family protein translates to MGELVWEKRQLGHRARLALTPAQVRLMDDQAHAARAMWNQLHDLWRMTPKCQRALTRMDQALRQARKEIDWYAVLPAQAAQAVLKTYFQAWRNCWDGRADEPNFKARFRTALSVDIPQGRDLQIKRVHRRWGLVNIPKVGRVCFRWTKDLPVGKHANKENRITGARLVKDGLGWHIAFRVQTLEVKPEPHTGLEVGIDAGVNLPLALSDGSHQDHGRPPRLPDGTADRDKWLNPDEKARLLRLEQRAAHRKSFRKPKERSSNRLHRTYDQIKQLRARATRRAIDWQHQATTAIAEQYGTVVVEQLNITNMVKSAKGTTDQPGKNVAQKSGLNRSISQEAWGRTVTMLTYKTARNGGTLAKVPAPNTSLRCSACGFITPGSREDQATFVCKNPDCGWSGNADWNAARNILHLYRMGHALVPAAGRAVVRRTRGAKPAAAR, encoded by the coding sequence ATGGGCGAACTCGTGTGGGAGAAGCGGCAGTTGGGGCATCGCGCCCGGCTGGCGCTGACGCCTGCACAGGTCCGGCTCATGGATGACCAGGCGCACGCGGCACGCGCGATGTGGAATCAGCTCCACGACCTGTGGCGGATGACGCCGAAGTGTCAGCGCGCTCTGACGCGCATGGATCAGGCGTTGCGGCAGGCCCGCAAGGAGATCGACTGGTACGCGGTGCTGCCCGCGCAGGCCGCGCAGGCGGTCCTCAAGACGTACTTCCAGGCGTGGCGGAACTGCTGGGACGGGCGTGCGGACGAGCCGAACTTCAAGGCCCGCTTCCGCACGGCATTGTCGGTGGACATCCCGCAGGGCCGGGATTTGCAGATCAAGCGGGTGCACCGCCGGTGGGGCCTGGTCAACATCCCCAAGGTGGGCCGTGTCTGCTTCCGCTGGACCAAGGACCTCCCGGTCGGCAAGCACGCCAACAAGGAGAACCGGATCACCGGGGCACGGCTGGTCAAAGACGGACTCGGCTGGCACATCGCCTTCCGCGTCCAGACTCTTGAGGTCAAGCCCGAACCGCACACCGGACTGGAGGTCGGCATCGACGCCGGGGTGAACCTGCCCCTCGCGCTGTCCGACGGCAGCCACCAAGACCACGGACGGCCGCCCCGGCTCCCGGACGGCACCGCCGACCGGGACAAGTGGCTGAACCCGGACGAGAAAGCCAGACTGCTTCGCCTGGAACAGCGGGCCGCGCACCGCAAGTCCTTCCGCAAGCCGAAAGAGCGCAGCTCGAACCGGCTACACCGCACCTACGACCAGATCAAGCAGCTCCGCGCAAGAGCCACGCGCCGAGCCATTGACTGGCAGCACCAGGCCACCACCGCTATCGCCGAGCAGTACGGCACGGTCGTGGTGGAACAGCTCAACATCACGAACATGGTCAAGTCCGCCAAGGGCACTACCGACCAGCCGGGGAAGAACGTCGCGCAGAAGTCCGGTCTGAACCGCTCCATCAGCCAGGAGGCATGGGGTCGCACCGTGACGATGCTGACGTACAAAACTGCCCGCAACGGCGGCACCCTCGCCAAGGTTCCCGCCCCGAACACCTCCCTGCGCTGCTCCGCCTGCGGTTTCATCACGCCCGGCAGCCGGGAAGACCAGGCCACGTTCGTATGCAAGAACCCCGACTGCGGATGGTCCGGCAACGCCGACTGGAACGCAGCCCGGAACATCTTGCACCTGTACCGGATGGGCCACGCGCTCGTCCCGGCTGCCGGGAGGGCAGTCGTCAGGCGCACCCGTGGCGCCAAGCCCGCCGCCGCAAGGTAG
- a CDS encoding undecaprenyl diphosphate synthase family protein, translated as MNGRADVRQAVAQAMRASDYDPRAERAVGDYLSTSGLPDPDLIIRTSGERRLSGLRSTSRSSRRRRHPQSCSSGLGIETARVLAAAGAEVTLAVRTLAP; from the coding sequence ATCAACGGCCGCGCCGACGTCCGCCAGGCCGTCGCCCAGGCCATGCGCGCCAGCGACTACGACCCTCGCGCGGAGCGGGCCGTCGGCGACTACCTTTCCACCAGCGGACTGCCGGACCCCGACCTCATCATCCGTACGTCCGGTGAGCGCCGCCTGTCCGGCCTTCGGTCGACTTCTCGATCGTCTCGGCGACGGCGTCACCCGCAGTCGTGTTCTTCCGGACTCGGGATCGAGACAGCTCGTGTGTTGGCCGCTGCCGGGGCGGAAGTGACGCTCGCTGTCCGGACACTGGCGCCATGA
- a CDS encoding LysR family transcriptional regulator, whose product MQLDLNLLTALDALLEEGSVAGAAARLHVTAPAMSRSLGRIRRTTGDQILVRTGRTMTPTPYAIAVREQVHELLHQVQGVLAPSRELDLATLERTFTLRWHDSLVALSGPALLAAVRGQAPGVRLRFVAESSVDTPELRRGEVDLEANANRPSAPDIRAENVGETRLVIVVRQGHPLTRVKTVTAKRYAAAEHVTVSRRGNLSNALDDALARLGLTRRVVATAPTEAAALEFARGSDLLISVPEATTRSAVADLGLVVLPLPLELPSAPIYLSWHQRYDTDHAHAWLRELARTVLDMCGAS is encoded by the coding sequence ATGCAATTGGATTTGAACCTGCTCACCGCGCTCGACGCGCTGCTTGAGGAGGGGAGTGTGGCCGGGGCCGCCGCGCGCCTGCACGTCACCGCCCCCGCGATGAGCCGGAGTCTGGGCCGAATCCGGCGCACGACCGGGGATCAGATCCTGGTGCGCACCGGCCGCACGATGACCCCGACGCCGTATGCGATCGCCGTCCGGGAACAGGTGCACGAGCTGCTGCACCAGGTCCAGGGGGTGCTGGCACCGAGCCGTGAACTCGATCTGGCAACGTTAGAGCGCACTTTCACCCTCCGCTGGCACGATTCCCTGGTCGCCTTGAGCGGCCCCGCACTGCTCGCGGCCGTCCGCGGACAGGCGCCGGGCGTGCGCTTGCGCTTCGTCGCGGAATCGAGCGTCGACACCCCCGAATTGCGGCGCGGCGAGGTCGACCTGGAGGCGAACGCCAACCGCCCGAGCGCACCGGACATCCGTGCCGAGAACGTGGGCGAGACCCGCCTCGTCATCGTCGTGCGGCAGGGGCACCCCCTCACCCGCGTCAAGACCGTCACCGCAAAGCGGTACGCCGCCGCTGAGCACGTGACCGTCTCGCGACGTGGCAACCTCAGCAATGCCCTCGACGACGCCCTCGCACGGCTCGGCCTCACCCGCCGCGTGGTGGCGACCGCGCCCACGGAAGCGGCCGCGTTGGAGTTCGCGCGCGGCTCCGATCTCCTGATCAGCGTCCCCGAAGCCACCACGCGGTCCGCGGTCGCCGACCTCGGCCTGGTCGTGCTCCCCCTCCCGCTCGAACTGCCGTCGGCACCGATATACCTGTCGTGGCATCAGCGCTACGACACCGACCACGCCCACGCCTGGCTGCGCGAGCTGGCGCGAACCGTGCTGGACATGTGCGGAGCGTCGTAG
- a CDS encoding PP2C family protein-serine/threonine phosphatase: protein MVEGVEDSVLGPVLARLLERSHDTAPGELAALIDHGARDLGLAGATVYLADVQQTQLIPLAPSDGGADAALAVDGTLAGWCYRTRSQRLATDTPHLVLWLPLVDGIERMGVLRLTAPHLDPNTLERAKALASLTALLVVSKTLYSDTLLTTVRTRPMTLQAELAWAFMPPRTLGTTAVTSSAVLEPAYEIGGDAFDHALGERKLHLAVVDAMGHDTASGLCAALALAGCRSTRRADGTLADIAPVVDQALRCWVPDRLLTAVFADLDPVTGELAWVNCGHPPPLLIRRQRVVAGALARHPNLPLGLGLGHPDSAPPVERFQLEPGDRILIHTDGVTEARSPAGGFFGEDRLVDTVVRATAAGEPAPEALRRLSRDILDHSGHLTDDATILLAEWHPLRTPD, encoded by the coding sequence ATGGTGGAGGGTGTGGAGGACTCCGTGCTCGGCCCGGTGCTGGCCCGCCTGCTGGAGCGGTCGCACGACACCGCACCGGGCGAGCTCGCCGCGCTCATCGACCATGGCGCGCGCGACCTGGGCCTGGCCGGCGCGACGGTCTACCTCGCCGACGTCCAGCAGACCCAGCTCATCCCCCTGGCTCCGTCGGACGGCGGCGCGGACGCCGCGCTGGCCGTGGACGGCACCCTGGCCGGCTGGTGTTACCGCACCCGCTCCCAGCGCCTGGCCACGGACACACCCCACCTGGTGCTGTGGCTACCTCTGGTCGACGGCATCGAGCGCATGGGCGTGCTCCGCCTCACCGCACCCCACCTGGACCCCAACACCCTGGAGCGCGCCAAGGCACTGGCGTCCCTGACCGCCCTGCTGGTGGTCTCCAAGACCTTGTACAGCGACACCCTGCTCACTACGGTGCGCACCCGCCCGATGACGCTGCAGGCCGAACTCGCCTGGGCGTTCATGCCGCCCCGCACTTTGGGCACCACGGCGGTCACGTCCAGCGCCGTGCTGGAACCCGCCTACGAGATCGGCGGTGACGCGTTCGACCACGCGCTCGGCGAGCGGAAACTGCACCTGGCCGTGGTTGACGCCATGGGCCACGACACCGCCTCGGGCCTGTGCGCGGCACTCGCCCTAGCCGGCTGCCGCTCCACCCGCCGCGCCGACGGCACCCTCGCTGACATTGCCCCCGTCGTCGACCAGGCCCTGCGCTGCTGGGTTCCGGACCGGCTTCTGACCGCCGTCTTCGCCGACCTCGACCCCGTGACCGGGGAACTTGCGTGGGTCAACTGCGGCCACCCGCCCCCGCTGCTGATCCGCCGCCAGCGCGTTGTGGCCGGCGCCCTGGCCCGGCACCCCAACCTCCCCCTCGGCCTCGGCCTCGGCCACCCGGACTCTGCCCCTCCGGTCGAGCGCTTCCAGCTCGAGCCCGGAGACCGGATCCTCATTCACACCGATGGCGTCACCGAGGCCCGCTCACCGGCCGGCGGGTTCTTCGGCGAAGACCGCCTGGTCGACACCGTCGTGCGGGCCACCGCCGCCGGCGAGCCCGCGCCCGAGGCCCTGCGCCGTCTCAGCCGCGACATCCTCGACCACAGCGGACACCTGACCGACGACGCCACCATCCTGCTGGCCGAATGGCATCCCCTCCGGACCCCCGACTGA
- a CDS encoding SDR family NAD(P)-dependent oxidoreductase yields MPGVLQEKVAVITGGTSGIGLAIAHRFVREGARVFVTGRDIDRLEAALKEIGPAATGVRSDVSVLADLDALYARVREEAGRIDVLVANAGIVADAALGAHTEANVDLTLAVNVKGPLFTVQKALPLLAENASILVIGSSNSVRPNEHLEVYSASKAALSNLVHNWARQSRERRFRVNVLSPGPTRTPALLRAAGPDVDRFAEAVVPLGRLADAKEIAEAALFLASDASSFVTGAELFADGGYTRA; encoded by the coding sequence ATGCCAGGCGTGCTGCAGGAGAAGGTGGCCGTGATCACCGGAGGGACCAGCGGGATCGGGCTGGCCATCGCCCACCGCTTCGTCCGGGAGGGCGCACGGGTCTTCGTGACCGGCCGGGACATCGACCGCCTCGAAGCGGCACTCAAGGAGATTGGTCCTGCGGCCACCGGCGTACGATCCGACGTCTCGGTCCTGGCCGACCTGGACGCGCTCTACGCGCGAGTCCGCGAGGAGGCCGGACGCATCGACGTGCTGGTGGCCAACGCGGGAATCGTCGCGGACGCCGCGCTCGGCGCCCACACCGAGGCGAACGTCGACCTGACGCTCGCCGTCAACGTCAAGGGCCCACTATTCACCGTTCAGAAGGCGCTTCCGCTGCTGGCGGAGAACGCCTCCATCCTGGTCATCGGCTCAAGCAACAGCGTGCGCCCCAATGAGCACCTCGAGGTCTACAGCGCCTCGAAGGCAGCGTTGAGCAACCTCGTGCACAACTGGGCCCGGCAGTCACGGGAGCGTCGATTCCGGGTCAACGTCCTCAGCCCGGGACCCACGCGGACCCCTGCCCTGCTGCGCGCCGCGGGGCCGGACGTCGACCGGTTCGCCGAGGCCGTCGTGCCACTGGGGCGGCTGGCCGACGCCAAGGAAATCGCCGAGGCCGCTCTCTTCCTGGCTTCGGACGCCTCGTCGTTCGTCACCGGCGCCGAACTCTTCGCCGACGGCGGCTACACCCGGGCCTGA
- a CDS encoding inositol monophosphatase family protein, producing MSETLQTTDHAASDADLLGQTAIAVRAAGSALRERFGEVVRSQTREELMRALAVNDDTALDILRPRLTRLRPDAGWVEDELVGGALPSGEWWVVDPAEGNVNHLHALPDWAVTATLVRDNQPVLTVVHLPLTGETYTALAGAGAHLDGRPLRVSRTEDLGLGIVATSQARPDEDEKVVRRVGSSISAMLFDALVVRTSVPATLHLTNVAAGRIDAFWQFAGARADLLPGALLVTEAGGQISDAEGRPWTPQSESFLAAAPGVHAEAVATLSR from the coding sequence ATGTCCGAAACGCTTCAGACCACTGACCACGCCGCCTCCGACGCGGACCTGCTCGGCCAGACCGCGATCGCCGTACGCGCGGCCGGTTCGGCGCTGCGCGAGCGCTTCGGCGAGGTGGTCCGCTCCCAGACCCGCGAGGAGCTGATGCGCGCGCTCGCCGTCAACGACGACACGGCCCTCGATATCCTGCGCCCCCGCCTCACGCGCCTGCGCCCGGACGCCGGCTGGGTGGAGGACGAGTTGGTCGGCGGGGCGCTGCCGTCCGGCGAGTGGTGGGTCGTGGATCCGGCCGAGGGCAACGTCAACCACCTGCACGCGCTGCCGGATTGGGCGGTGACCGCCACTCTCGTGCGGGACAACCAGCCGGTGCTCACCGTGGTTCACCTGCCGTTGACCGGCGAGACCTACACCGCGCTCGCCGGTGCGGGCGCCCACCTCGACGGCCGGCCGCTGCGCGTCTCCCGGACCGAGGACCTCGGCCTGGGCATCGTGGCCACCAGCCAGGCCCGGCCGGACGAGGACGAGAAGGTCGTGCGGCGCGTCGGCTCCTCGATCAGCGCGATGCTCTTCGACGCGCTCGTCGTCCGCACCTCCGTGCCCGCGACCCTGCACCTGACGAACGTGGCTGCCGGCCGGATCGACGCCTTCTGGCAGTTCGCCGGTGCCCGCGCGGACCTGCTGCCCGGGGCGCTGCTCGTCACCGAGGCCGGCGGACAGATCTCCGACGCCGAGGGCCGCCCCTGGACCCCGCAGAGCGAGAGCTTCCTGGCCGCCGCGCCCGGCGTCCACGCCGAGGCCGTCGCCACGCTCTCACGCTGA